A stretch of Rickettsia rickettsii DNA encodes these proteins:
- a CDS encoding MFS transporter, whose product MYKIFNHSFMSFLQGIIACVPNRHCERLKALLHGSKNVFGVIPWLDHGIQKTTKNTNNISIFNWGLLQTCGMTEVEASHATKPQLQGAWWQSRNNNRIFCKSEFFTGLLRRNLQFFLTMTLKINSCKNDINNHIYLIGILLLGLISGLTFNLIFFTVPYQLSEAKYTTDIIGSISLAAFPYCLKVIWSPFIDKYSIPFLCSKFGHRRGWALVSQIFLILAMTGFLNISPCNNLYITAIILFIISSCSSTQDIVLDAYRIERPTSKEELSMAFTFSSIGFRLGMLLGSVGTLYSSIIFGWNTVYKSALFITLIGPIVILCIKEPQSQEIHHTTTHLIGLQQYFEVIKKSIISLKNEQQYLLLIILFIFLYKAADSIPMAMSSPLLLDLSFTTHEIAVIYKAYGLLIMIVGGALSGVLAAKMGIFHSVLIGGVIQLLSPLMFMILATIGYDIKTFIITVTVQNFCAGFAGTIISIYFASLCNSEFVATQYSIIASFSSLSRIILASLGGICAKYLTWPVFFLGNTLFSMLFIPIFYKIYRKKLGFVNVSKNI is encoded by the coding sequence ATGTACAAAATTTTTAATCATTCCTTTATGTCATTCCTGCAAGGCATTATTGCGTGTGTACCTAATCGTCATTGCGAGCGACTGAAAGCGTTGTTGCATGGCTCAAAAAACGTGTTCGGTGTCATACCATGGCTTGACCACGGTATCCAGAAAACAACTAAAAATACTAACAATATTAGTATTTTTAACTGGGGCCTGCTACAAACTTGCGGGATGACAGAAGTGGAAGCAAGCCATGCAACAAAGCCACAACTGCAAGGAGCGTGGTGGCAATCCAGAAATAATAATAGAATATTCTGTAAATCAGAATTTTTTACTGGATTGCTTCGTCGCAACTTACAGTTTTTCCTCACAATGACGTTGAAGATCAATTCATGCAAGAATGACATAAATAACCATATATATTTAATCGGTATTTTACTTTTAGGCTTAATTTCCGGTCTTACGTTCAATTTAATTTTTTTTACAGTTCCATATCAATTATCCGAAGCAAAATACACCACTGATATAATAGGTTCGATATCACTAGCTGCCTTTCCGTATTGCTTAAAGGTCATATGGTCACCTTTTATAGATAAATATTCTATACCTTTTTTATGTTCTAAATTCGGTCACAGGCGTGGCTGGGCATTGGTATCACAAATATTTTTAATCCTAGCGATGACGGGGTTCTTAAACATAAGCCCTTGTAATAACTTATATATTACTGCAATTATCTTATTTATTATTTCATCCTGCAGTTCTACACAAGATATTGTACTTGATGCATATAGAATTGAGAGACCTACATCTAAAGAAGAGCTTTCAATGGCTTTTACCTTTAGTAGCATAGGGTTTCGTTTAGGTATGTTACTTGGCAGCGTCGGTACTTTATATTCATCAATTATTTTCGGCTGGAATACAGTATATAAATCGGCTCTATTCATTACTCTAATTGGACCTATAGTAATTTTATGTATCAAAGAACCACAATCACAAGAAATACACCATACAACTACTCATTTAATAGGATTACAACAATATTTTGAAGTTATTAAAAAAAGTATTATCTCCTTAAAAAATGAACAGCAATATTTACTGCTAATTATATTGTTTATCTTTTTATATAAGGCTGCAGATTCTATACCTATGGCTATGAGTTCGCCTTTATTGCTCGATTTAAGTTTTACTACTCATGAAATTGCCGTTATTTACAAAGCTTACGGGTTACTAATCATGATCGTCGGAGGAGCTTTAAGCGGCGTTTTAGCTGCAAAAATGGGTATATTTCATAGTGTCTTAATTGGTGGAGTTATTCAATTATTGTCACCTCTTATGTTTATGATTCTTGCTACTATCGGCTATGATATAAAGACATTTATAATAACTGTTACAGTACAAAATTTTTGTGCAGGCTTTGCAGGAACTATTATCTCTATCTATTTTGCTAGCCTTTGCAATAGTGAATTTGTTGCCACACAATATTCTATTATTGCATCTTTTAGCTCGCTTAGCCGTATTATTCTAGCTAGCCTTGGCGGTATTTGTGCAAAATATCTTACTTGGCCTGTATTCTTTTTAGGTAATACTCTGTTTAGCATGTTATTTATCCCGATATTTTATAAAATATATAGAAAGAAACTAGGCTTTGTGAATGTTTCTAAAAACATATGA
- the tatC gene encoding twin-arginine translocase subunit TatC, with amino-acid sequence MKLYSFQEHLLELKIRLLRIFTAFIIIFAICYYFSDNIYSVLLKPLAKLSGDTVRNIIYTGLTEAFFTYIKLAAFTTFTIIIPIIALECYLFISPGLHRHEKKIIAFILFMSPILFWCGSIFVFYFVMPKAWNFFLSFEKRDMILPIVLEARISEYLNLVIHLIIAFGVAFQLPVVIMILNILKIVKVQTLKQKRCIAVVINFIIAGILTPPDILSQFALAIPLLLLYETSIIICNFIEKLRTLNVKYQMD; translated from the coding sequence ATGAAACTATATAGTTTTCAAGAACATTTATTAGAATTAAAAATAAGGCTTCTTAGAATATTTACTGCGTTTATAATTATATTTGCTATTTGCTATTATTTTAGCGACAATATTTATAGTGTTTTATTAAAACCGCTTGCTAAGCTAAGCGGTGATACGGTACGAAATATAATTTATACAGGGCTTACAGAAGCATTTTTTACCTATATTAAACTTGCAGCTTTTACTACTTTTACTATTATTATACCTATAATTGCTTTAGAGTGTTATTTATTTATCAGTCCCGGGTTACACCGCCATGAAAAAAAAATTATCGCTTTTATTCTTTTTATGTCGCCTATTTTATTTTGGTGCGGTAGTATTTTTGTTTTTTACTTTGTAATGCCGAAAGCTTGGAATTTTTTTCTTAGTTTTGAAAAACGTGATATGATCCTACCGATAGTTTTGGAAGCAAGAATTAGCGAGTATCTAAATTTAGTTATTCATTTAATTATTGCTTTTGGAGTCGCCTTTCAACTGCCGGTTGTGATAATGATATTAAATATACTAAAAATAGTTAAGGTACAAACACTTAAGCAAAAAAGATGCATTGCCGTGGTAATTAACTTTATTATTGCAGGAATATTAACGCCTCCTGACATTTTAAGCCAGTTTGCTCTTGCAATACCGCTACTTTTATTATATGAAACTTCAATAATTATATGTAATTTTATAGAAAAACTGAGGACACTAAATGTTAAATATCAAATGGATTAG
- the serS gene encoding serine--tRNA ligase: MLNIKWIRENKELFDEKLSQRFIEPMSSKIAMLDGEKRKITSLIQELQHARKVKSKILGNMASKSGEEFEGLQRDVKHINEKLEALEHDLNNNNELNELLNMFPNIPDEEVPYGMDASMNKLVRTYGETNPNALNKQHFELGIKLNLMDFEQTAKISGTKFVTLKGDLAKLERALINFMIDVHTKEWDFFEISPPVLVRDNAMYNAGQLPKFAEESFATTNGYRLIPTAEVSLVNMVADTIIPREKLPIRYVAYTQCFRSEAGSSGRDTRGMIRLHQFGKVELVSITTPEESTNEHEYITNASETILQKLNLPYRVMLLCTGDMGFAAKKTYDIEVWLPGQKQYREIASCSNCGDFQARRMKARYKEFGSNETTLVHTLNASGLPIGRTMVAILENYQNEDGSITIPDVLINYMGGLQKIIAYSE, translated from the coding sequence ATGTTAAATATCAAATGGATTAGAGAAAATAAAGAATTGTTCGATGAAAAGCTTAGTCAAAGATTTATTGAACCTATGTCTAGTAAAATTGCTATGCTCGACGGAGAGAAAAGAAAAATTACGAGTTTAATTCAAGAATTGCAGCATGCACGTAAGGTAAAATCAAAGATTTTAGGTAATATGGCCTCTAAAAGCGGCGAAGAATTTGAAGGGTTACAAAGAGATGTCAAACATATAAATGAGAAGTTGGAAGCACTTGAACATGATCTAAATAATAATAACGAATTAAATGAACTATTAAATATGTTTCCTAATATTCCGGACGAAGAAGTACCTTACGGAATGGATGCAAGTATGAATAAATTAGTTCGTACTTACGGAGAGACAAATCCAAATGCTTTGAATAAACAGCATTTTGAACTAGGTATAAAATTAAATTTAATGGATTTTGAACAAACTGCTAAAATTTCTGGAACTAAATTTGTAACGTTAAAAGGTGATTTAGCAAAGCTAGAACGTGCTTTAATTAATTTTATGATTGATGTTCATACTAAAGAGTGGGATTTCTTTGAGATATCACCTCCGGTATTAGTTCGAGATAATGCTATGTATAATGCAGGACAACTACCTAAATTTGCCGAAGAGTCTTTTGCAACAACCAATGGTTACAGACTAATTCCAACCGCAGAAGTATCTTTAGTAAATATGGTCGCCGATACTATTATACCAAGAGAAAAATTACCGATACGTTATGTTGCTTACACCCAGTGCTTTAGATCAGAAGCAGGTAGTAGCGGTAGAGATACAAGAGGTATGATTAGATTACATCAGTTCGGTAAAGTTGAGCTAGTATCTATTACTACCCCTGAAGAATCCACAAATGAGCATGAATATATAACTAATGCATCAGAGACTATTTTACAAAAACTGAATCTTCCTTATCGTGTTATGTTACTTTGCACCGGAGATATGGGATTTGCGGCAAAAAAAACCTATGATATAGAAGTATGGCTTCCGGGACAAAAGCAATATCGCGAAATTGCTAGCTGTTCTAATTGTGGAGATTTTCAAGCACGTAGAATGAAAGCAAGATATAAAGAATTCGGCAGTAACGAAACTACCTTAGTTCATACTTTAAATGCTTCAGGATTACCTATCGGAAGAACTATGGTTGCAATACTTGAAAATTATCAGAATGAAGATGGATCAATAACTATACCGGATGTCTTGATAAATTACATGGGAGGATTACAAAAAATCATTGCCTATAGTGAATAA
- a CDS encoding palindromic element RPE5 domain-containing protein: protein MALLHGSYVIPAFAGMTSSRDLRLLAMTPLASTQAKFISIYSCEMKSYYTKFNLEKSKEPVSRGAERILNT from the coding sequence TTGGCTTTGTTGCATGGCTCTTATGTCATTCCCGCTTTCGCGGGAATGACATCGAGTAGAGACCTACGGCTGCTCGCAATGACGCCCCTAGCATCCACGCAGGCAAAGTTCATTAGTATATACTCCTGTGAAATGAAGAGTTATTATACGAAGTTCAACTTGGAAAAGAGCAAGGAGCCTGTAAGCCGAGGGGCGGAGCGTATACTTAATACGTGA
- a CDS encoding VirB4 family type IV secretion/conjugal transfer ATPase: protein MFSGLRKFDKDIYNYNAPNFIPIACHYNENTLLTKDGKLLQIIKIHGITSEKISDNIQNLREMVRVSIKKNITDYDFAFWLHTIREKQNLDDSTPYKKLLPANIHTLWQRKNHWNDKFVNTLYISIVHDSAKVNITNFNSLINSLSNKLITDFENNYLDSAFQKLDNITNNILNDLNEFGAEKLGIIFENDNVFSNPLFLYNRIANLNNNDCLVPIIDLSDAIGRSIYTISSDKMVVTDHEKNNKFVSLLSIKEYHETPSNTLDKFLQLPIELIITEIFYFVSKKQVISKLRGQDYILKITNDSTLLNHKGINKLKAANLDFQFCNQQISIAVIEEDENKLDAAVAKASTELFKLGIIHVKEDINIEPIFWSQLPANFAFIRRMSPLSVEHIASLTALHNTTLGNQYNPWGKAITLLRTEKGTPYFMNFHDKTNKGNTCIFGTGKTGKTVLLNFLISESTKYDPTIIYISNNNDSKIFIEAIEGKWLEPDKQIINPFLVDDTEKSQAFILEFLKLISGHYISPLSEIEISFLEKLKNKILSIEKEKRIFSDILKLEDFKEEGGIQILDKLKVFTEEQLYSGLFDGSSLNIEEGKVIGFNLYKLSDEPFSKQFYPTERKFLEQFNNNLKKHQSISAAVIYAFTYHLSLVGTKPKIFAADNFDQLYRPEIYYDNINLIYNNLSQNNGIFVSNFNFIYLKSYPKYTIKPWLDLINTKIILPSDVKIEDLDKILGLSKPEIRKLSQLMLSARMFLISKDNESIASELSIAALIGVVRILSSRQEEMDIYKKILEQHQGPPDNWVNYLYNELNTD, encoded by the coding sequence GTGTTTAGTGGTTTACGAAAATTTGACAAAGATATATATAATTATAATGCTCCTAATTTTATACCTATAGCATGTCATTATAATGAAAATACTTTACTTACCAAAGACGGTAAATTACTACAAATTATCAAAATACATGGCATTACCTCAGAGAAAATAAGCGATAATATACAAAATTTACGTGAAATGGTTAGAGTTTCTATAAAAAAGAATATAACCGATTATGATTTTGCTTTTTGGCTACATACAATAAGAGAAAAACAAAACTTAGACGATTCAACTCCTTACAAAAAATTATTACCGGCAAATATTCATACCTTATGGCAAAGAAAAAACCATTGGAATGATAAATTCGTTAATACTTTATATATATCTATAGTACATGATTCTGCTAAAGTTAACATCACAAATTTTAACTCTTTAATAAATTCTTTATCTAATAAATTAATTACTGATTTTGAAAATAACTACTTAGATTCAGCTTTTCAAAAATTAGACAATATCACTAATAATATTTTAAATGATTTAAACGAATTCGGTGCTGAAAAACTCGGTATAATATTTGAAAATGATAATGTTTTTTCTAATCCTTTATTTTTATATAATCGCATAGCTAACCTTAATAATAATGATTGTTTGGTACCTATAATAGATTTATCCGATGCAATAGGTAGAAGTATTTATACAATTAGCAGCGATAAAATGGTAGTTACGGATCATGAGAAAAATAATAAATTCGTTTCTTTACTATCTATAAAAGAATATCATGAAACTCCTTCTAATACACTGGATAAATTTTTACAGTTACCGATTGAATTAATAATAACTGAAATATTTTACTTTGTGAGCAAAAAACAAGTAATATCCAAATTGCGTGGTCAAGATTATATTCTAAAAATTACTAACGACTCAACTTTACTTAATCACAAAGGGATTAATAAGCTTAAGGCAGCTAATTTAGATTTTCAATTTTGTAATCAGCAAATTTCAATTGCCGTTATAGAAGAAGATGAAAATAAACTAGATGCAGCCGTAGCTAAAGCATCAACTGAACTTTTTAAACTTGGTATTATTCATGTAAAAGAAGATATTAATATTGAGCCAATATTTTGGTCGCAATTACCTGCTAACTTTGCCTTTATACGTAGAATGTCGCCATTATCCGTAGAGCATATTGCTTCTCTTACCGCTCTTCATAATACTACACTCGGTAATCAATATAATCCTTGGGGTAAGGCTATAACTTTACTGCGAACCGAGAAAGGTACTCCATATTTCATGAATTTTCATGATAAAACGAATAAAGGTAATACTTGCATCTTTGGTACGGGGAAAACCGGCAAAACCGTATTATTGAACTTTTTAATATCAGAATCGACTAAATACGATCCAACAATAATTTATATCTCTAATAATAATGATTCTAAAATTTTTATCGAGGCAATAGAAGGCAAATGGTTAGAACCGGACAAACAAATTATCAATCCATTTTTAGTAGATGATACAGAAAAATCACAAGCATTTATTTTAGAATTTTTAAAATTAATCAGTGGTCATTATATTTCACCTCTTAGCGAAATAGAGATATCCTTTCTAGAAAAATTAAAAAATAAAATTTTATCAATTGAAAAAGAAAAACGTATTTTTTCCGATATTTTAAAATTAGAAGATTTTAAGGAGGAAGGAGGAATACAAATACTTGATAAACTTAAAGTTTTTACCGAAGAACAATTATATTCCGGATTATTTGACGGATCGTCTCTTAACATTGAAGAAGGGAAAGTTATAGGGTTTAATTTATATAAACTTTCTGATGAGCCGTTTTCTAAACAATTTTACCCGACGGAGAGAAAATTTTTAGAACAATTTAATAACAATTTAAAGAAACACCAAAGTATTAGTGCAGCAGTAATTTATGCTTTTACTTATCATTTAAGTCTAGTTGGCACAAAACCTAAAATATTTGCTGCCGATAATTTTGATCAACTTTACAGACCTGAGATTTATTATGATAATATAAATTTAATCTATAATAATTTGTCTCAAAATAACGGTATTTTCGTCAGTAATTTCAATTTTATTTATCTTAAGTCATATCCAAAATATACTATAAAACCTTGGCTTGATTTAATTAATACTAAAATTATTCTACCGTCTGACGTTAAAATAGAAGATTTAGATAAAATTTTAGGTTTAAGCAAGCCGGAAATACGAAAATTATCACAGCTAATGCTTTCTGCAAGAATGTTCTTAATTAGTAAGGATAATGAATCGATAGCTTCTGAATTAAGTATTGCCGCTTTAATAGGAGTTGTCCGTATTTTATCAAGCAGACAGGAGGAAATGGATATTTATAAAAAAATACTTGAACAACACCAAGGTCCTCCGGATAATTGGGTTAATTACCTATATAATGAGTTAAATACGGACTAA
- a CDS encoding TerC/Alx family metal homeostasis membrane protein, translating to MSWIIFYTVIAALLILDLGIIQKKNTIMSFKESVLFSLFYIVIACLFGIYVYYNTGTDHAREYYTCLLIEKAMSLDNIFVISIIFQFFKIPWQYQHRVLFFGIIGVIIFRAVMIYGGIILINKFAWLLYIFAVILIATGIKTFYVSDKTFDIQNSYIYKSIINNLNITPNLEGDKFVVKRNNKLYCTPLFISLVLIEAIDLVFAIDSIPAIFAITNDVYIIYTSNIFAILGLRALFFCLAEIVERFSYIKYSLALILIFISFKIFIHHYIAIPEYVAFTVTITLLLFGIIASIIRKNMIDH from the coding sequence ATGAGTTGGATTATTTTTTATACGGTAATCGCTGCTTTACTGATTCTCGATTTGGGAATAATACAAAAAAAAAATACCATAATGAGCTTTAAAGAAAGCGTACTTTTTAGTCTTTTCTATATTGTAATAGCTTGTTTATTCGGTATCTATGTTTACTATAATACGGGGACAGATCATGCTCGTGAATATTATACTTGCTTGCTCATTGAGAAAGCTATGTCACTTGATAATATTTTTGTTATCTCTATTATTTTCCAATTTTTTAAAATTCCCTGGCAATATCAACATCGTGTTTTATTTTTCGGTATAATAGGCGTAATAATATTCAGAGCCGTAATGATTTACGGCGGTATTATTCTTATAAATAAATTTGCCTGGTTATTATATATTTTTGCCGTAATACTTATTGCTACAGGTATAAAAACTTTCTATGTATCAGATAAAACTTTTGATATACAGAATTCTTATATTTACAAGTCAATAATAAACAATCTAAATATTACCCCTAACCTTGAAGGGGATAAATTTGTTGTTAAACGTAATAACAAACTATATTGCACCCCCCTTTTTATATCTCTAGTACTGATAGAAGCAATAGATTTAGTCTTTGCTATAGATAGTATACCGGCAATATTCGCAATTACTAATGATGTTTATATAATTTATACTTCAAATATTTTTGCTATTTTAGGGCTTAGAGCGTTATTCTTTTGTTTAGCAGAAATTGTAGAACGTTTCAGTTATATAAAATATTCTTTGGCTTTAATTTTAATATTTATCAGCTTTAAAATATTTATTCATCATTATATAGCGATTCCGGAATATGTTGCGTTCACTGTGACTATTACTTTATTATTATTTGGTATAATTGCTTCCATAATTAGGAAAAATATGATTGACCATTAA
- a CDS encoding outer membrane protein: MTKLLKLFFITIIIFNNIAFAKETGFYIRVEGGIIEPVVSKFRHKHSNTEIILKKSSMYSGKIGYIIYPQIAIEFSATYQPKYSLHYVLPQQNFNGLTIPKTPGNTTILSNIYMLNLIYDLEKIKTFTPFVILGGGIAQVKVKPTSSRWSVINSDYFKVRKTHKNCVAWQAGLGISQDVTSNLSIDATAKLQTAYRVRINYDTLDMKTGQFVPTNPIKKTIAVGEFGIGFTYRLPF; the protein is encoded by the coding sequence ATGACTAAATTACTAAAATTATTTTTTATTACTATCATCATTTTTAATAACATTGCTTTCGCAAAAGAAACAGGGTTCTATATACGAGTAGAAGGCGGAATAATTGAACCGGTCGTTAGTAAATTCCGACATAAACACTCAAATACCGAAATAATTTTAAAAAAATCAAGTATGTATAGTGGAAAAATAGGCTATATAATATATCCACAGATAGCTATTGAATTCTCAGCAACTTATCAACCTAAATATAGTCTGCATTACGTATTACCTCAGCAAAATTTTAATGGTCTCACTATTCCTAAAACCCCAGGTAATACTACCATATTATCAAATATATATATGCTAAATCTTATTTATGATTTAGAAAAAATAAAAACTTTCACACCTTTTGTAATACTTGGAGGTGGAATAGCACAAGTAAAAGTTAAGCCTACCTCTTCTAGGTGGAGTGTTATAAATAGCGATTATTTTAAAGTAAGAAAAACTCATAAAAATTGTGTTGCTTGGCAAGCAGGTCTTGGAATTTCACAAGATGTAACTTCAAATTTAAGTATTGATGCAACTGCAAAATTACAAACGGCATATAGAGTAAGAATTAATTATGATACGCTTGATATGAAAACGGGGCAATTCGTGCCAACAAATCCTATCAAAAAAACTATAGCCGTTGGAGAATTTGGCATAGGATTTACTTATAGATTGCCATTTTAA
- a CDS encoding methyltransferase regulatory domain-containing protein, with the protein MSPKATNSSSTPNGHDKMAKKTHSAQSVVNGAVSDHNTYDEIPYESYPYALTNPYHLSTLATLFGVNAPEVENAKILELGCAAGGNLIPHAVLYPKAYFVGVDLSKVQIDEANKNVKALGLKNIEFHHCSITDINDSFGKFDYIICHGVISWVPKTVRDKIFEVCNKNLSPNGIAYISYNTLPGWNMVRTIRDMMMYHSSSFANVRDKIAQSRLLLEFVKDSLENSKTPYAEALKTEAGLLAKQTDHYLRHDHLEEENAQFYFHEFMNEARKHNLQYLADCNLSTMYLGNMPPKVVEQLKAVNDIVRTEQYMDFITNRRFRTTLLCHSDVKINRNINNDDITKFNIIFNIVPEKPLKEVDLNNASENLKFFLNGNQDSNLTTSSPYMKAILYTFSENLNNPLSFEKITTEANKKLHNTKLNEIKAELLNNAMKLVLQGYISITNQKHRNNPELDKPKTTKMVIHQATHTPSMWVTNLKHEPIGVNFFEKFALRYMDGKHDKKAIIEAVLGHVEKGELTLSKEGQKVENKEEIRKELESLFIPMIKKFSSNALLV; encoded by the coding sequence ATGTCTCCAAAAGCTACTAACTCTTCTTCTACCCCTAACGGTCATGATAAGATGGCAAAAAAAACACATTCCGCACAATCCGTTGTTAACGGTGCGGTTTCAGATCATAACACTTATGATGAAATACCTTATGAAAGCTACCCATATGCTCTTACAAATCCTTATCACTTAAGTACACTTGCAACTCTTTTCGGTGTAAATGCTCCTGAAGTCGAGAATGCAAAAATATTGGAGCTTGGTTGTGCAGCAGGCGGTAATTTAATACCACATGCAGTTCTTTATCCAAAAGCTTATTTTGTTGGGGTTGATTTGTCTAAGGTACAAATTGACGAAGCAAATAAAAATGTTAAAGCGCTAGGATTAAAAAATATAGAGTTCCATCATTGTTCGATAACTGATATTAACGATTCTTTCGGTAAGTTTGATTATATAATTTGCCATGGTGTAATTTCTTGGGTACCAAAAACCGTTAGAGATAAAATTTTTGAAGTTTGTAATAAAAATCTTAGTCCAAACGGAATAGCATATATTAGCTATAATACCCTCCCTGGCTGGAATATGGTCCGTACTATTAGAGATATGATGATGTATCATTCTAGCTCATTTGCAAATGTACGGGATAAAATAGCTCAATCTAGATTGTTACTAGAATTTGTTAAGGATAGCTTAGAAAACTCTAAAACTCCTTATGCAGAAGCATTAAAAACCGAAGCAGGGCTACTTGCTAAACAAACCGATCATTATTTACGTCATGATCATCTAGAAGAAGAAAATGCTCAATTCTACTTCCATGAATTTATGAATGAAGCAAGAAAGCACAATTTACAATATTTAGCCGATTGTAATCTTTCGACTATGTATCTCGGTAATATGCCGCCGAAAGTAGTAGAGCAGTTAAAAGCGGTAAACGATATAGTTAGAACCGAACAATATATGGATTTCATTACGAATCGTCGTTTTAGAACCACTTTACTATGTCATAGTGATGTGAAAATTAATAGAAATATTAACAATGATGATATAACGAAATTTAATATAATCTTTAATATAGTGCCTGAAAAACCACTCAAAGAAGTAGATCTTAATAATGCTTCCGAAAATTTAAAATTCTTCTTAAACGGCAATCAAGACTCTAACTTAACAACTAGTTCGCCTTATATGAAAGCTATTTTATACACTTTCAGCGAAAATCTAAATAACCCGTTAAGCTTTGAGAAAATAACCACTGAAGCTAATAAAAAGCTACATAATACTAAATTAAACGAAATCAAAGCTGAGCTTTTAAATAATGCAATGAAGCTAGTACTACAAGGTTATATTAGTATTACAAATCAGAAGCATCGAAATAACCCTGAGCTTGATAAGCCTAAAACAACAAAAATGGTGATACATCAAGCAACCCATACACCTTCTATGTGGGTTACAAATTTAAAACATGAACCGATCGGCGTTAATTTCTTTGAGAAGTTTGCACTTAGATATATGGATGGTAAACATGATAAAAAAGCAATCATTGAGGCTGTACTTGGTCATGTAGAAAAAGGCGAGCTAACTTTAAGTAAAGAAGGTCAAAAAGTAGAAAACAAGGAAGAAATACGCAAAGAACTAGAAAGCTTATTTATTCCGATGATCAAGAAATTTTCTTCTAATGCTTTGTTGGTGTAG
- a CDS encoding helix-turn-helix domain-containing protein → MPVFLITGFIKSKMENINHNSCNELKKLTEELEHYMSDTAKINNKNTNQTDKSILIGMQEAVLYTKGKLKANKHDIKLSNIDVHEARDKLKLTQQQFATTFGVSVATLRNWEQGRRLPTGAAKLLLKIIEKEPNVVKRVLRG, encoded by the coding sequence ATGCCGGTATTTTTAATAACCGGTTTTATAAAAAGTAAGATGGAAAATATTAATCATAATAGTTGTAATGAATTAAAAAAACTAACTGAAGAATTGGAACATTATATGTCGGACACGGCAAAAATAAATAATAAAAATACTAATCAAACCGACAAAAGTATATTAATTGGAATGCAAGAGGCTGTTTTATACACTAAAGGAAAATTAAAAGCAAATAAACATGATATAAAATTATCTAATATAGACGTGCATGAAGCAAGAGATAAGTTAAAATTAACACAACAACAATTTGCTACAACATTTGGAGTGAGTGTTGCAACTTTAAGAAACTGGGAACAAGGCAGAAGATTACCTACCGGAGCTGCAAAATTACTTCTTAAGATTATTGAGAAAGAACCTAATGTTGTAAAACGAGTTTTACGAGGATAA
- a CDS encoding NADH-quinone oxidoreductase subunit J has translation MPIFFYLFATLITISSVCVVLSKNSVYSVLWLIFAFINGAGLMILLGAEFLAMMLIVIYVGAVALLFLSVIMMLDMHFNKTITQLKANLALSIFIALIMFADLVIIILLGTKNINFNSNVSFTITNNISNTKAIGSVLYTDFMLPFQMAGLILFVAMIACITLTLKKREGVKRQDISKQLRHNKENTVLMTKPILNKGVENIKYE, from the coding sequence ATGCCTATATTTTTTTATTTATTTGCAACATTAATAACTATCAGTAGCGTATGCGTTGTCTTAAGCAAAAATTCCGTATATTCGGTATTATGGTTAATTTTTGCATTTATCAACGGTGCAGGGCTTATGATTTTGCTTGGAGCAGAATTTTTAGCTATGATGCTGATAGTGATTTATGTTGGAGCTGTAGCATTATTATTCTTATCTGTGATAATGATGCTAGATATGCATTTTAATAAGACAATAACGCAGCTAAAAGCAAATCTAGCTTTAAGTATTTTTATAGCTTTGATTATGTTTGCCGATTTAGTAATAATTATTTTACTTGGTACTAAAAATATTAATTTCAACTCCAATGTATCGTTTACTATAACAAATAATATCTCAAATACTAAAGCAATAGGAAGCGTACTCTACACAGACTTTATGCTACCGTTTCAAATGGCGGGCCTTATATTATTTGTCGCTATGATTGCATGTATTACGTTAACACTAAAGAAGCGTGAGGGAGTAAAACGTCAAGATATATCAAAACAACTACGTCACAATAAAGAAAATACCGTATTAATGACAAAGCCTATTCTAAATAAAGGTGTTGAGAATATTAAATATGAATGA